From Diadema setosum chromosome 5, eeDiaSeto1, whole genome shotgun sequence, the proteins below share one genomic window:
- the LOC140229082 gene encoding periodic tryptophan protein 1 homolog: MASAIVTSLTWVRRNVAKHIPDKLELSKDELKALVEDSQRSLSNLMLGDDDDDDNDDEEEVGDQGNDGEMDAATRTTGTADGESQEDMEEAGANGDADLAEYGLDKYDQEPEVSDVLGSGFRNFATFTDNDDDPYLSIKDDEEDDVDREDINIKSSDNMIVIGKAEEDFSNLEVYVFNEMEGVLYVHHDILLSSFPLALEWLNFDPMEAQPGNLVAIGNMTPVIEVWDLDIINSVEPAYTLGKKVKKKSKKVPAALLGHSDAVLDLSWNYQLGHGLASASADHTVLLWDLGQGKAVSALRRHSDKVQTIEWHPFELQSLLSGGFDERVTVCDCRTDDSFRTWSVDGEVERVMWQHYQPFNFLASTEKGFVYNFDIRADKPLFRLHAHEKAVTGVSLSPTIPDLLVTCSADASYKVWDIQDNKPALIVSKDPKMGVINNAVFCPDSPFLVAMGGERDSLRIMDLAQHAPVTKRFEDRLREPVIPHPSEVTYTQPAACLQGGDEEDDTEESVTPSVASGTSSTSSSSAARKSKHKKRKKKKKSSQQRSSLE; this comes from the exons ATGGCCAGTGCTATTGTAACAAGTCTGACATGGGTTAGGAGAAACGTTGCAAAGCATATTCCAGACAAG CTGGAATTGTCCAAGGATGAACTGAAAGCTCTGGTAGAGGACAGCCAAAGGTCCCTCAGTAACCTGATGCtgggagatgatgatgatgatgataacgatgatgaggaggaggtgGGGGATCAGGGGAACGATGGAGAAATGGATGCTGCCACCAGGACGACTGGCACAGCAGATGGAGAAAGCCAGGAGGATATGGAAGAGGCAGGAGCCAATGGTGATGCGGACCTAGCAGAATATGGCCTGGACAAGTACGACCAGGAGCCAGAAG TCTCTGATGTGCTTGGATCAGGGTTTCGGAACTTTGCCACTTTCACAGACAATGATGATGATCCCTACCTAAGTATAAAAGATGATGAG GAAGATGATGTCGACAGAGAAGATATCAATATCAAGTCATCTGACAACATGATTGTGATCGGGAAAGCTGAAGAGGACTTCTCCAATTTAGAAGTATATG TGTTCAACGAGATGGAAGGAGTGCTGTACGTTCACCATGACATTCTTCTGTCATCCTTCCCCCTTGCTCTGGAATGGCtgaactttgaccccatggAAGCACAGCCAG GAAACCTGGTCGCTATCGGCAACATGACTCCAGTAATTGAAGTTTGGGATCTAGACATTATCAATTCAGTAGAACCGGCATATACCCTGGGCaagaaagtcaagaagaaaTCTAAAAAG GTCCCCGCGGCTTTGCTTGGCCACAGTGACGCTGTACTGGATTTGTCCTGGAACTACCAACTTGGCCATGGCCTCGCAAGTGCATCGGCTGACCATACAGTCTTGCTCTGGGACCTTGGACAAGGCAAGGCAGTTTCAGCCCTACGCAGACACTCGGacaag GTTCAAACGATAGAATGGCATCCATTTGAACTTCAGTCTTTACTGAGTGGTGGCTTTGATGA GAGAGTGACTGTGTGTGACTGTCGGACCGATGACAGCTTCCGGACCTGGTCTGTGGATGGAGAGGTTGAGAGGGTCATGTGGCAACACTATCAACCCTTCAATTTCCTG GCTAGCACTGAGAAAGGCTTTGTGTACAACTTTGACATCAGAGCAGACAAGCCTCTGTTCCGCCTCCACGCCCACGAGAAGGCAGTCACTGGTGTCTCCCTCTCACCCACCATCCCCGACCTCTTGGTGACCTGCTCAGCTGATGCCTCCTACAAAGTCTGGGACATCCAG GACAACAAGCCAGCACTAATTGTGTCAAAGGATCCCAAGATGGGAGTGATTAACAATGCTGTCTTCTGTCCAGACTCTCCATTCCTCGTTGCCATGGGGGGTGAGAGGGACAGCCTGAGGATTATGGATCTCGCCCAGCATGCACCAG TGACCAAACGTTTTGAGGACCGCCTGAGAGAACCCGTAATTCCTCACCCGTCGGAAGTCACGTACACACAGCCAGCAGCATGCTTGCAGGGAGGAGATGAGGAGGATGATACGGAGGAGAGTGTCACGCCATCAGTGGCATCAGGGACGTCGTCGACATCTTCGTCATCGGCAGCGAGGAAGTCCAAAcacaagaagaggaagaagaagaagaaatcgtCTCAGCAGCGGTCCAGTTTGGAGTGA
- the LOC140228502 gene encoding uncharacterized protein yields MYVASPGRGVVSVSPCGQKQTSAKRSSPRSSGPRPLGTPANDISVHLDRRMVFLGRRGGGGSTRHGKSKSADMERRQRLTHHTRNWSQIGANEEDQSFVALVSPQLYRRQDRCSLPSAVNDRTKNGRTSRGLGLLRSHTVAEFRTPKINLTGVVGERPRPNLQRSSTWCASSKLSSISTSSLPVISTTANSRADALLSASCDGLVDRVSALRSLANNPKFEVSIVNGSPQVTRRRNSRQTDATVKADQKKGDVIIKCSKYGYHARSNSPTYRRLIHAKEQMDVALCKRLLAARRDLDGQKARENSAIDDGLRMNMDDNESEEWYMKMMKKEMEQEDQDSGIIDNMTALNEEPVWGFEALDISTPRPHVDLKFDPQFLQSHINDWNILNLNVEEEEEKIRARRERASQKDSRRKRSQSPTYFQRPCEACFVEKPQIEKPRVEFLRTNKSRRVKFYRREKKEEDDDDNGSEAECLSNSDQSSQKVSESSQQLPNVVKPARKRRHSHAKNKSVKPSKPVPSHHLTHGDSDRTKLIDTKIEENGLTISENSEEGHEEVVAEDEEEEEQEVENKHFSLPTLETHENARSPLPDIKSPPPVREQQREEKKDSSPDAPKLTDKEKFLLMRKRMEERQKERLQKRESFIDYSMIAFAGSRKERAGRGEKGLGNTLSSRLDSMASFQSSQDAGERKGLLALVSSDDDDDDDDDDDESDDNEDENDNSIIKS; encoded by the exons ATGTACGTGGCATCTCCGGGAAGAGGAGTAGTGAGCGTGAGTCCCTGTGGTCAGAAGCAAACGAGTGCCAAACGGTCGAGCCCCAGGTCTTCGGGGCCGCGACCTCTGGGCACCCCAGCCAACGACATCTCCGTGCACCTGGACAGGCGGATGGTgtttctcgggaggcggggcgGTGGAGGGAGCACCCGTCATGGCAAGTCAAAGTCGGCAGACATGGAGCGAAGACAACGCCTCACACACCACACAAG AAACTGGTCGCAGATTGGTGCTAACGAAGAGGACCAGTCCTTTGTTGCTCTGGTCTCTCCCCAGCTATACCGCCGCCAGGACCGCTGCAGCTTGCCTTCCGCCGTCAACGATCGGACGAAGAACGGACGGACATCCCGCGGGCTGGGCCTGCTGAGGTCGCACACTGTAGCCGAATTCCGAACGCCAAAGATCAATCTCACCGGTGTCGTAGGCGAGCGGCCGCGTCCGAACTTGCAGCGATCGTCAACGTGGTGTGCGTCCTCCAAACTGTCTTCGATCTCGACGTCGAGTCTGCCGGTGATCTCGACTACCGCCAACAGTCGGGCCGACGCTCTTCTCAGCGCGTCGTGTGACGGCCTCGTTGATCGAGTTTCGGCTCTTCGTAGTCTGGCCAACAACCCCAAGTTTGAG GTAAGCATCGTGAACGGTTCACCGCAGGTAACTCGTCGACGCAACTCGCGGCAGACTGATGCCACAGTTAAGGCAGATCAGAAGAAGGGAGACGTCATCATAAAGTGCTCGAAATATGGTTACCACGCTCGAAGCAATTCGCCTACCTACCGGCGGCTGATTCACGCCAAGGAGCAAATGGACGTGGCGCTGTGCAAGCGGCTCCTTGCTGCCAGACGTGACCTAGATGGGCAGAAAGCGCGCGAAAATTCTGCCATCGACGACGGCCTCAGGATGAACATGGATGACAACGAATCCGAAGAGTGGTatatgaagatgatgaagaaggagATGGAACAGGAGGACCAGGACTCGGGTATTATTGACAACATGACCGCTTTGAACGAGGAGCCGGTTTGGGGCTTCGAGGCCCTCGATATATCTACCCCGCGGCCACACGTCGACTTAAAATTCGATCCGCAGTTTTTGCAGTCGCACATAAATGATTGGAACATACTGAACCTGAAcgttgaggaggaggaggagaaaatcAGAGCCCGGCGAGAGAGGGCTAGCCAGAAGGATTCGAGACGCAAACGCTCGCAGTCCCCGACGTATTTCCAGCGGCCGTGTGAGGCGTGCTTTGTAGAGAAGCCGCAAATCGAGAAACCTCGCGTGGAGTTCCTGCGGACGAACAAATCACGCCGAGTGAAGTTCTACCGGcgggaaaagaaagaagaggacgATGACGACAATGGAAGTGAAGCGGAATGCTTATCAAATTCGGACCAATCTAGCCAGAAGGTATCTGAATCTTCACAACAACTGCCGAACGTGGTCAAACCTGCTCGTAAGAGGCGACATTCACACGCGAAAAATAAATCGGTTAAGCCTTCGAAGCCAGTACCATCACACCACCTTACACATGGTGACTCGGACAGGACAAAACTCATTGACACGAAAATAGAGGAAAATGGTctcacaatatcagaaaattcCGAAGAAGGTCATGAAGAGGTTGTAgcagaagatgaagaagaagaagaacaagaggTAGAGAACAAACATTTCTCGCTGCCTACTTTGGAGACGCATGAAAATGCCCGTAGTCCCCTACCGGACATAAAATCCCCGCCACCGGTGAGGGAGCAACAGCGTGAGGAAAAGAAGGACTCTAGTCCAGATGCCCCCAAACTGACCGACAAGGAGAAATTTTTGCTGATGAGGAAACGCATGGAGGAGCGACAGAAAGAGCGATTGCAAAAGCGGGAATCGTTTATCGATTACTCCATGATCGCCTTTGCTGGCTCGCGCAAAGAGCGAGCAGGGAGAGGGGAGAAAGGCCTGGGCAATACGCTGTCCAGTCGGCTGGACAGTATGGCGTCATTCCAGTCCAGTCAGGATGCCGGCGAGAGAAAGGGACTTCTCGCCTTGGTGAGctctgatgatgatgacgacgatgatgacgatgacgacgaaTCAGATGATA